TATATCTGGGTCAGAAAGAAGTAACATAGAGGGCCAAATAGAATTTTCGAGAAAATTAGATGAAGCTATAAAAACTACAAATGCAGAAGAAGCGATCATTGTGTATGACAGTCCAGAAGATGCTAAAGCTATACCAATTATACAGTCTAAGTTGAAAGTTATAGGTATCGAAAGAGTTTTAGTTGAGCAATATAGAGGAGTCGAGGAAACTTATGCTTTATTAGGAAGATACATAAAAAAAGCTATTTCCGACCCTAGGTTTGCAAGAATTTTTTTAGGTGTTCCCGGAATTATTTTAATTACAATAGGTATATTTTCTCTGTTAAATCTTACAGTTTATGCAACGCCAGCCATTCTAATAATAATTGGTTTAGCCTTATTGGGTAGAGGTCTCAGAATAGACGAATATATAGAACGATGGTGGGAAAATTCTACGATAATGGTAATAGCAGCGATTATATCTCTAATTTCAACTATTGTAGGGATAATTGAAGGTTATTATGTGGGTGCATCTATAAAAGTGTACGATCTCTCTTCTATTTTTATAATTTTAACTACTATTCTTCCCTTTATCGTATTCGCTATAATAGTTTTATTTGGTGCTAAAGCAATAAATAAAGTCATGAATAGAGATATAAAAGTATGGCACGATATATTCAGAATAATTGCAGTAATTATAATTTATTATATGATGGTTTTAATATCTAAGAATCTTGAGGAAAATGTAATAGGTGTTCAACTTCAAACAATGTATACATTATCTGTAATAACACTTGTACTTGTTTCTTTATATATAGTTTTTTCTATAATAGAAAAACATATAACATAAAAATTATTTAGGAAGTTTATCTCTTACTTCAACTGGTAAATCTTCTCTCTTGAGGATCTTGGCTTTTCTACTGGCTTTAGTAACTATTTTACCTAGAATTATGTATGCATTAACATCATTTGCTTTTTCTGCTTTCTCATAGGATTTTAAATATCTCATCTTAACATATTTGTTTTTATCTAATTGAACATAAACATATTTTCCGTGTTTTAATGTCATAGTTATCACCTATAATTACATCTTTAAAACTCTAACTCCTCTTCTTCAAATGGTTTTACGCAATCTAGTTCCACTAACTTATCGAATATTTTCTTTACAGCTTTATGTACTTCTTCTTCTCTCTTAGCCCCAGTAATAACCATTTTACCACTACTAAAGATGAGTAATACAACTCTAGGATCTTCCATCCTATATATTAATCCAGGGAATTGTTCAGGTTCATACATATTATTTTCTAACAAGAATGCTGCTTTATCTAAATTTACGATAACATGTAAATTTGCTGATGCAACAATATTTTGTATCTGTATTTTTGGTTTTCCAGTTAAATTCATTCCATATCTCTTTAGGGTTTTTATTATTCTTTTTACTGCTTTAATTAATTCGTCAGTACTCTTAGCTCCAGTAACCACCATTTTACCTGATTTGAATATGAGAGAAGTAACTTTTGGTGCTTCGAGCCTAAATATAAGACCAGGGAATTGATCTGGGTCATATTCGACATTTGGTACACTTCTTTCCATTGCATACAAGTCTAAGTTTTGATCCAATGTTACTGTAGCTACAATGTTTTCAATATTTACTACTGCCTTGTACGGTATTTCTGGTATATTAGGTCACCTACAAAATAGTTTATAAATACACATTTATAAATTCCCATTTAAAGCATAATGTCCTTCAGTAGCCCTAATTCAGGAAACTCCATTATACCCTCTTTTTCAATAATAACATAAGGTTTAGAATTTTCTAGAATAGAATATTCTCTCATAAGTGGAGACATGTAGTTAGAATGATTCAGTGAAATATCGTTCCCTGCTTGATAA
The sequence above is drawn from the Sulfurisphaera tokodaii str. 7 genome and encodes:
- a CDS encoding DUF373 family protein, which translates into the protein MSKILIIYVDIDDDLGKIGLETPIIGEERVKKAIDIASETIPTDSDFNTMVVAYNIYKKLRKENNDVEIAFISGSERSNIEGQIEFSRKLDEAIKTTNAEEAIIVYDSPEDAKAIPIIQSKLKVIGIERVLVEQYRGVEETYALLGRYIKKAISDPRFARIFLGVPGIILITIGIFSLLNLTVYATPAILIIIGLALLGRGLRIDEYIERWWENSTIMVIAAIISLISTIVGIIEGYYVGASIKVYDLSSIFIILTTILPFIVFAIIVLFGAKAINKVMNRDIKVWHDIFRIIAVIIIYYMMVLISKNLEENVIGVQLQTMYTLSVITLVLVSLYIVFSIIEKHIT
- a CDS encoding DUF5622 domain-containing protein yields the protein MTLKHGKYVYVQLDKNKYVKMRYLKSYEKAEKANDVNAYIILGKIVTKASRKAKILKREDLPVEVRDKLPK
- a CDS encoding TATA-box-binding protein, producing MPYKAVVNIENIVATVTLDQNLDLYAMERSVPNVEYDPDQFPGLIFRLEAPKVTSLIFKSGKMVVTGAKSTDELIKAVKRIIKTLKRYGMNLTGKPKIQIQNIVASANLHVIVNLDKAAFLLENNMYEPEQFPGLIYRMEDPRVVLLIFSSGKMVITGAKREEEVHKAVKKIFDKLVELDCVKPFEEEELEF